In a genomic window of Schistocerca gregaria isolate iqSchGreg1 chromosome 5, iqSchGreg1.2, whole genome shotgun sequence:
- the LOC126272229 gene encoding uncharacterized protein LOC126272229: MRGLPLIATAVVVVLVGGSSAASLRRLTVVSATCQGASGPFPNPNSCRSFLQCEPSGGATVIPCPANLEFNPNLKVCDFPERAGCSSSVSLPANDDNGNGGG; encoded by the exons GACTGCCATTAATTGCGACTGCTGTTgtggtggttttggttggaggctCCAGTGCAGCATCCCTCCGCAGACTGACCGTT GTCAGTGCAACATGCCAGGGAGCGTCCGGTCCATTTCCGAATCCGAACAGCTGCAGAAGCTTCCTGCAGTGCGAGCCGTCTGGAGGCGCAACGGTCATCCCATGCCCAGCAAACCTCGAGTTTAATCCAAATCTGAAGGTGTGTGACTTCCCAGAGAGAGCTGGTTGCTCCTCATCAGTGTCTCTACCAGCTAACGACGACAATGGAAATGGTGGGGGATGA